A single Pseudomonas brassicacearum DNA region contains:
- the rplV gene encoding 50S ribosomal protein L22 gives MEVAAKLSGARISAQKARLVADQIRGKKVGEALNLLAFSSKKAAEIMKKVLESAVANAEHNEGADVDDLKVSTVFVNEGRSLKRIMPRAKGRADRIVKRSCHITVKVADK, from the coding sequence ATGGAAGTAGCCGCTAAGTTGTCGGGCGCTCGAATCTCCGCCCAGAAAGCCCGCTTGGTCGCCGACCAGATCCGCGGGAAGAAGGTGGGCGAAGCGCTCAACCTGTTGGCTTTCAGCAGTAAGAAAGCCGCCGAGATCATGAAGAAAGTGCTGGAGTCGGCCGTAGCCAACGCCGAGCATAACGAAGGCGCAGACGTTGATGACCTGAAGGTCAGCACCGTTTTCGTCAACGAAGGGCGTTCGCTGAAGCGCATCATGCCACGTGCCAAAGGCCGTGCTGATCGCATCGTCAAGCGGTCTTGCCATATCACTGTCAAGGTTGCTGACAAGTAA
- the rpsL gene encoding 30S ribosomal protein S12, which translates to MATINQLVRQPRKRIVEKSDVPALQNCPQRRGVCTRVYTTTPKKPNSALRKVCRVRLTNGFEVSSYIGGEGHNLQEHSVVLIRGGRVKDLPGVRYHTVRGSLDTSGVKGRNQGRSKYGTKRPK; encoded by the coding sequence ATGGCAACTATCAACCAGCTGGTACGTCAGCCGCGTAAGCGTATCGTCGAGAAATCCGACGTACCTGCGCTGCAGAACTGCCCGCAACGTCGTGGCGTATGCACCCGTGTGTATACCACCACGCCGAAAAAACCTAACTCGGCACTGCGTAAAGTATGCCGTGTGCGTCTGACCAACGGTTTCGAGGTTTCCTCGTACATCGGCGGTGAAGGCCACAACCTGCAAGAACACAGCGTGGTACTGATCCGCGGCGGTCGTGTAAAAGACTTGCCAGGTGTTCGTTACCACACCGTTCGCGGCTCGTTGGATACTTCCGGCGTTAAAGGTCGTAACCAGGGTCGTTCGAAGTACGGTACCAAGCGTCCGAAATAA
- the rplD gene encoding 50S ribosomal protein L4 has product MQLNVNDAQAIEVSELTFGGEFNETLVHQAVVAYMAGGRQGSKQQKTRSDVSGGGKRPWRQKGTGRARAGTIRSPIWRGGGTTFAARPQDHSQKLNKKMYRAAMRSILAELVRTDRLVVVQDFAVEAPKTKDLLNKLNGMGLTDVLIVSDAVDQNLYLAARNLPHVDVRDVQGSDPVSLIAYDKVLITVSAVKKFEELLG; this is encoded by the coding sequence ATGCAATTAAATGTAAATGACGCTCAAGCGATCGAAGTTTCCGAACTGACATTTGGCGGCGAATTCAACGAGACGCTGGTTCACCAAGCAGTCGTGGCCTACATGGCCGGCGGCCGTCAAGGTAGCAAGCAGCAAAAGACCCGTTCCGACGTTTCCGGTGGCGGCAAGCGCCCATGGCGTCAGAAAGGTACTGGCCGTGCTCGTGCCGGTACTATCCGTAGCCCAATCTGGCGTGGCGGCGGTACCACTTTCGCAGCTCGTCCTCAGGATCACTCCCAGAAGCTGAACAAGAAGATGTATCGCGCAGCAATGCGTTCCATCCTTGCTGAGCTGGTGCGTACTGATCGTCTGGTCGTGGTTCAGGACTTCGCTGTTGAAGCACCGAAAACCAAAGATCTGCTGAACAAGCTGAACGGCATGGGCCTGACTGACGTCCTGATCGTGTCTGACGCTGTTGATCAGAACCTGTACCTGGCTGCTCGCAACCTGCCACACGTCGACGTTCGTGACGTGCAGGGTTCCGATCCGGTCAGTCTGATCGCATACGACAAGGTGTTGATCACCGTGTCGGCCGTGAAGAAATTCGAGGAGCTGCTGGGATGA
- the rplC gene encoding 50S ribosomal protein L3, giving the protein MTIGVVGRKCGMTRIFTEEGVSIPVTVIEIEPNRVTQFKTEETDGYRAVQVTVGERRASRVTAAQAGHFAKANVAAGRTVMEFRLEEGEYQAGDLINAEIFAAGQLVDVTGQSKGKGFQGTIKRWNFRGQDNTHGNSVSHRVPGSIGQCQTPGRVFKGKKMSGHMGAERVTVQSLEVVRVDAERNLLLVKGAVPGATGGNLVVRPAAKARG; this is encoded by the coding sequence ATGACTATTGGTGTAGTCGGTCGTAAATGCGGTATGACCCGTATTTTCACCGAAGAAGGTGTCTCCATTCCGGTCACGGTCATTGAGATCGAGCCGAATCGCGTCACCCAGTTCAAAACTGAAGAGACCGATGGCTATCGTGCAGTGCAAGTCACTGTCGGCGAGCGTCGCGCTTCGCGTGTAACAGCAGCTCAGGCTGGCCACTTCGCCAAGGCGAACGTAGCCGCTGGTCGTACCGTAATGGAATTCCGTCTTGAAGAAGGCGAGTACCAGGCCGGCGATCTGATCAACGCTGAAATCTTCGCCGCTGGTCAACTGGTTGATGTAACCGGTCAGTCCAAAGGTAAAGGCTTCCAGGGTACGATCAAGCGTTGGAACTTCCGCGGGCAAGATAACACCCACGGTAACTCCGTATCCCACCGCGTTCCAGGCTCTATCGGCCAGTGCCAGACTCCTGGTCGTGTATTCAAGGGCAAAAAAATGTCCGGTCATATGGGCGCTGAGCGCGTGACCGTGCAGTCCCTCGAAGTAGTGCGCGTGGACGCTGAACGCAATCTGTTGTTGGTCAAGGGCGCTGTTCCTGGCGCTACTGGCGGCAACTTGGTTGTACGTCCAGCAGCCAAGGCTCGCGGTTAA
- the rpsG gene encoding 30S ribosomal protein S7, giving the protein MPRRRVAAKREILDDPKYGSQILAKFMNHVMESGKKAVAERIVYGALDKVKERKNSDPLEIFEKALDAIAPLVEVKSRRVGGATYQVPVEVRPSRRNALAMRWLVDFARKRGEKSMALRLAGELLDAAEGKGAAVKKREDVHRMAEANKAFSHYRF; this is encoded by the coding sequence ATGCCAAGACGTCGCGTAGCAGCCAAACGTGAGATTCTGGACGATCCGAAATACGGAAGCCAGATTCTCGCCAAGTTCATGAACCACGTAATGGAAAGCGGCAAGAAAGCCGTTGCCGAGCGTATCGTTTATGGCGCACTGGACAAAGTTAAGGAACGCAAGAACAGCGATCCCCTGGAAATCTTCGAGAAAGCTCTCGACGCCATCGCTCCGCTGGTCGAAGTGAAGTCGCGCCGTGTAGGCGGTGCTACTTACCAGGTTCCGGTCGAAGTTCGTCCGTCCCGTCGTAACGCCCTGGCAATGCGCTGGTTGGTAGACTTCGCCCGCAAGCGCGGCGAGAAGTCCATGGCCCTGCGTTTGGCTGGCGAACTGTTGGACGCTGCTGAAGGTAAAGGTGCTGCAGTTAAGAAGCGTGAAGACGTGCACCGTATGGCTGAAGCCAACAAGGCTTTCTCGCACTACCGCTTCTAA
- the rpsJ gene encoding 30S ribosomal protein S10: protein MQNQQIRIRLKAFDHRLIDQSTQEIVETAKRTGAQVRGPIPLPTRKERFTVLVSPHVNKDARDQYEIRTHKRVLDIVQPTDKTVDALMKLDLAAGVEVQISLG, encoded by the coding sequence ATGCAAAATCAGCAAATCCGTATCAGGTTGAAGGCTTTTGACCATCGCCTGATCGACCAATCCACCCAGGAAATCGTGGAAACCGCGAAACGTACTGGTGCTCAAGTGCGTGGTCCAATTCCACTGCCTACCCGTAAAGAGCGGTTTACCGTTCTGGTCTCCCCGCACGTCAACAAAGACGCGCGTGACCAGTACGAGATCCGTACTCATAAGCGCGTTCTGGACATCGTCCAGCCAACGGATAAAACCGTTGATGCACTTATGAAGCTTGATCTTGCGGCCGGTGTGGAAGTGCAGATCAGCCTCGGCTAA
- the rplB gene encoding 50S ribosomal protein L2 — protein MAIVKCKPTSPGRRFVVKVVNQELHKGAPHAPLLEKKSKSGGRNNNGRITTRHIGGGHKQHYRLVDFRRNDKDGIAATVERIEYDPNRTAHIALLLYADGERRYIIAPKGVSAGDQLIAGALAPIKPGNALQLRNIPVGSTVHGIELKPGKGAQIARSAGASAQLIAREGVYVTLRLRSGEMRKVLAECRATLGEVSNSEHSLRSLGKAGAKRWRGVRPTVRGVAMNPVDHPHGGGEGRTSGGRHPVSPWGFPTKGAKTRGNKRTDKMIVRRRK, from the coding sequence ATGGCAATCGTTAAATGCAAACCGACTTCCCCTGGCCGCCGTTTTGTGGTCAAGGTGGTCAACCAGGAGCTGCATAAAGGCGCTCCTCACGCACCGCTGCTCGAGAAAAAATCGAAGTCTGGTGGTCGTAACAACAATGGCCGTATTACCACTCGTCACATCGGTGGTGGTCATAAGCAGCATTATCGTCTGGTCGACTTCCGTCGCAACGACAAGGATGGCATCGCTGCCACCGTCGAGCGTATCGAATACGATCCAAACCGTACTGCTCACATCGCTCTGCTGCTGTACGCAGATGGCGAGCGTCGCTACATCATCGCCCCTAAAGGCGTGAGTGCTGGCGACCAGCTGATCGCAGGTGCCCTGGCACCGATCAAGCCGGGCAACGCTCTGCAACTGCGTAACATTCCAGTTGGTAGCACCGTACACGGCATCGAATTGAAGCCAGGTAAAGGCGCACAGATCGCTCGTTCCGCTGGTGCTTCGGCTCAGCTGATCGCTCGTGAAGGTGTCTACGTGACCCTGCGTCTGCGTTCTGGTGAGATGCGTAAAGTACTGGCTGAATGCCGTGCGACCCTGGGCGAAGTCTCGAACTCCGAGCACAGCCTGCGTTCGTTGGGTAAAGCTGGTGCCAAGCGCTGGCGTGGCGTTCGCCCAACCGTTCGTGGTGTTGCCATGAACCCGGTTGACCACCCACATGGTGGTGGTGAAGGTCGTACCTCTGGTGGTCGTCATCCGGTATCGCCATGGGGCTTCCCGACTAAGGGCGCGAAGACTCGTGGTAATAAGCGTACCGACAAAATGATCGTCCGTCGTCGCAAGTAA
- the rplW gene encoding 50S ribosomal protein L23 — MNQERVFKVLLGPHVSEKATVLADKKGQFVFKVATDATKLEIKKAVESLFSVKVERVTTLNVLGKSKRTARGLGKRNDWKKAVISLQPGQDLDFSSSAE; from the coding sequence ATGAACCAGGAACGCGTATTTAAAGTTCTGCTTGGCCCGCACGTTTCCGAGAAGGCTACGGTTCTGGCAGACAAGAAAGGCCAGTTCGTTTTCAAGGTTGCTACCGACGCAACCAAGCTGGAAATCAAGAAGGCCGTCGAAAGCCTGTTCAGCGTGAAAGTAGAGCGCGTGACTACCCTGAACGTTCTGGGTAAAAGCAAGCGCACTGCTCGCGGTCTGGGCAAGCGTAATGACTGGAAGAAGGCAGTTATCTCCCTTCAGCCAGGCCAAGATCTCGATTTCAGCAGCAGTGCTGAGTAA
- the fusA gene encoding elongation factor G, with protein sequence MARTTPINRYRNIGIVAHVDAGKTTTTERVLFYTGKSHKMGEVHDGAATTDWMVQEQERGITITSAAITAFWKGSEKQYKDEHRFNVIDTPGHVDFTIEVERSLRVLDGAVVVFCGTSGVEPQSETVWRQANKYGVPRLVYVNKMDRAGANFLRVIGQIKQRLGHTPVPIQLAIGSEDNFQGQIDLINMQAVYWNDADKGMVPVRKDIPAELLEEAEKWRSNMVEAAAEANEELMNKYLEGEELTNEEIKAALRQRTIAGEIVLAVCGSSFKNKGVPLVLDAVIDFLPAPTDIPAIKGTDPDDETVELERHADDNEPFSALAFKIATDPFVGTLTFVRVYSGVLNSGDGVINSVKGKKERVGRMVQMHANAREEIKEVRAGDIAALIGMKDVTTGETLCNGDKPIILVRMDFPEPVISVAVEPKTKDDQEKMGIALGKLAQEDPSFRVKTDEETGQTIISGMGELHLDILVDRMRREFNVEANIGKPQVSYRERITKNCEIEGKFVRQSGGRGQFGHCWIRFAPADEGQEGLQFVNEVVGGVVPKEYIPAIQKGIEEQMKNGVVAGYPLIGLKATVFDGSYHDVDSNEMAFKVAASMATKQLAQKGGGELLEPIMAVEVVTPEDYMGDVMGDLNRRRGMILGMEDTVSGKVIRAEVPLGEMFGYATDVRSMSQGRASYSMEFKKYNTAPSHIVETVTKKQG encoded by the coding sequence ATGGCTCGTACTACACCGATTAACCGCTACCGTAACATCGGTATCGTTGCTCACGTGGATGCTGGTAAAACCACCACCACCGAGCGCGTCCTTTTTTACACCGGCAAAAGTCACAAGATGGGCGAGGTGCATGATGGCGCCGCGACCACCGACTGGATGGTGCAGGAGCAGGAGCGTGGTATTACCATTACTTCTGCTGCCATTACCGCTTTCTGGAAGGGTTCCGAGAAGCAGTACAAGGACGAGCACCGCTTCAACGTCATCGATACCCCGGGCCACGTTGACTTCACTATTGAAGTAGAACGTTCCCTGCGCGTACTCGACGGCGCTGTGGTTGTATTCTGCGGTACCTCGGGCGTTGAGCCTCAGTCGGAAACCGTATGGCGTCAAGCCAACAAATACGGCGTTCCGCGTCTTGTTTATGTGAACAAGATGGACCGTGCTGGTGCCAACTTCCTGCGCGTGATCGGTCAGATCAAGCAGCGTCTGGGCCACACTCCAGTGCCTATCCAGCTGGCTATCGGTTCTGAAGACAACTTCCAGGGTCAGATCGATCTGATCAACATGCAGGCTGTCTACTGGAACGATGCTGACAAAGGCATGGTCCCTGTTCGCAAGGACATTCCTGCTGAATTGCTGGAAGAAGCCGAGAAGTGGCGCAGCAACATGGTTGAGGCTGCGGCCGAAGCCAACGAAGAGCTGATGAACAAGTACCTCGAAGGTGAAGAACTCACCAATGAGGAAATCAAGGCCGCTCTGCGTCAGCGTACTATCGCTGGTGAAATCGTCCTGGCTGTTTGCGGTTCTTCCTTCAAGAACAAGGGTGTTCCCCTGGTTCTCGACGCCGTTATCGACTTCCTGCCTGCGCCGACCGACATTCCTGCCATCAAGGGTACTGACCCGGATGACGAGACTGTCGAGCTGGAGCGTCATGCAGACGACAACGAGCCGTTCTCGGCTCTGGCGTTCAAGATCGCTACCGACCCATTCGTGGGTACCTTGACCTTTGTTCGAGTTTACTCGGGCGTGTTGAACTCCGGCGACGGCGTGATCAACTCTGTAAAAGGCAAGAAAGAGCGCGTAGGCCGTATGGTGCAAATGCACGCAAACGCCCGCGAAGAGATCAAGGAAGTACGCGCTGGCGACATCGCGGCCTTGATCGGCATGAAGGACGTCACCACTGGTGAAACTTTGTGCAATGGCGACAAGCCAATCATCCTGGTTCGCATGGACTTCCCGGAGCCGGTTATTTCGGTTGCCGTTGAGCCTAAGACCAAGGACGACCAGGAAAAAATGGGTATTGCACTGGGCAAGCTCGCTCAGGAAGACCCGTCTTTCCGCGTCAAGACTGATGAAGAGACTGGTCAGACGATCATCTCCGGCATGGGCGAGCTGCACCTGGACATCCTGGTTGACCGGATGCGCCGTGAGTTCAACGTCGAAGCCAACATCGGTAAGCCTCAGGTTTCCTATCGTGAGCGCATCACGAAGAACTGTGAAATCGAAGGCAAGTTCGTTCGCCAATCCGGTGGTCGTGGCCAGTTCGGTCACTGCTGGATTCGTTTTGCACCGGCTGACGAAGGTCAGGAAGGTCTGCAATTCGTGAACGAAGTCGTAGGTGGTGTGGTTCCTAAGGAATACATCCCCGCGATCCAGAAGGGTATCGAAGAGCAGATGAAGAACGGCGTTGTTGCCGGCTATCCGCTGATCGGCCTGAAGGCGACTGTGTTCGATGGTTCTTACCATGACGTCGACTCCAACGAGATGGCGTTTAAGGTGGCTGCTTCCATGGCAACCAAGCAACTGGCCCAGAAGGGCGGTGGTGAGTTGCTTGAGCCGATCATGGCAGTAGAGGTCGTTACGCCTGAAGACTACATGGGTGATGTCATGGGCGACCTTAACCGTCGTCGTGGCATGATTCTGGGTATGGAAGATACGGTTTCCGGCAAAGTGATTCGTGCTGAGGTCCCGTTGGGTGAAATGTTCGGTTACGCGACCGACGTTCGTTCCATGTCTCAGGGTCGCGCAAGCTACTCTATGGAATTCAAAAAATACAATACAGCTCCGTCGCATATCGTCGAGACTGTTACCAAAAAGCAAGGCTGA
- the rpsS gene encoding 30S ribosomal protein S19 produces the protein MPRSLKKGPFIDLHLLKKIEVAAEKNDRKPVKTWSRRSMILPQMVGLTIAVHNGRQHVPVLVNEDMVGHKLGEFAGTRTYRGHVADKKAKR, from the coding sequence GTGCCACGTTCTCTGAAAAAAGGTCCTTTTATTGATCTTCACCTACTGAAGAAGATCGAAGTGGCGGCGGAAAAGAACGATCGCAAACCAGTTAAGACCTGGTCGCGTCGTTCGATGATCCTGCCACAAATGGTCGGTTTGACCATCGCAGTACACAACGGTCGCCAACACGTCCCAGTTCTTGTGAACGAAGACATGGTCGGCCACAAACTGGGCGAGTTCGCCGGTACCCGCACATACCGTGGGCACGTGGCTGACAAGAAAGCCAAGCGTTAA
- the tuf gene encoding elongation factor Tu, with the protein MAKEKFERNKPHVNVGTIGHVDHGKTTLTAALTRVCSEVFGSAKVDFDKIDSAPEEKARGITINTAHVEYDSAVRHYAHVDCPGHADYVKNMITGAAQMDGAILVCSAADGPMPQTREHILLSRQVGVPYIVVFLNKADMVDDAELLELVEMEVRDLLSTYDFPGDDTPIIIGSALMALNGQDDNEMGTTAVKKLVETLDSYIPEPERAIDKPFLMPIEDVFSISGRGTVVTGRVERGIVRIQEEVEIVGLRDTQKTTCTGVEMFRKLLDEGRAGENCGVLLRGTKRDDVERGQVLVKPGTVKPHTKFTAEVYVLSKEEGGRHTPFFKGYRPQFYFRTTDVTGNCELPEGVEMVMPGDNIQMTVTLIKTIAMEDGLRFAIREGGRTVGAGVVAKVIE; encoded by the coding sequence GTGGCTAAAGAAAAATTTGAACGGAACAAACCGCACGTCAACGTTGGTACCATCGGTCACGTTGACCACGGTAAAACCACGCTGACCGCTGCTCTGACCCGTGTCTGCTCCGAAGTTTTCGGTTCGGCCAAGGTTGACTTCGACAAGATCGACAGCGCCCCGGAAGAGAAAGCTCGCGGTATCACCATCAACACCGCTCACGTTGAATACGATTCGGCCGTGCGTCACTACGCACACGTTGACTGCCCAGGTCACGCCGACTACGTAAAAAACATGATCACTGGTGCTGCCCAGATGGATGGCGCGATCCTGGTTTGCTCGGCCGCTGATGGTCCGATGCCACAAACCCGTGAGCACATCCTGCTGTCCCGTCAGGTAGGCGTTCCGTACATCGTTGTCTTCCTGAACAAGGCTGACATGGTTGACGACGCTGAGCTGCTGGAACTGGTTGAGATGGAAGTGCGCGACCTGCTGAGCACTTACGACTTCCCAGGTGATGACACTCCAATCATCATCGGTTCGGCTCTGATGGCTCTGAACGGCCAAGACGACAACGAAATGGGCACCACTGCTGTCAAGAAGCTGGTGGAAACTCTGGACAGCTACATCCCAGAGCCAGAGCGTGCTATCGACAAGCCGTTCCTGATGCCAATCGAAGACGTATTCTCGATCTCCGGTCGCGGTACTGTTGTGACTGGTCGTGTTGAGCGTGGCATCGTCCGTATCCAGGAAGAAGTTGAGATCGTCGGTCTGCGCGACACTCAGAAAACTACCTGCACCGGCGTTGAAATGTTCCGCAAGCTGCTCGACGAAGGTCGTGCTGGCGAGAACTGCGGCGTGCTGCTGCGCGGCACCAAGCGTGACGACGTTGAGCGTGGCCAGGTTCTGGTCAAGCCAGGCACCGTCAAGCCGCACACCAAGTTCACCGCAGAAGTTTACGTTCTGAGCAAGGAAGAAGGCGGCCGTCATACTCCGTTCTTCAAAGGCTACCGTCCACAGTTCTACTTCCGTACAACTGACGTGACTGGTAACTGCGAGCTGCCAGAAGGCGTTGAAATGGTAATGCCAGGTGACAACATCCAGATGACTGTCACTCTGATCAAGACCATCGCGATGGAAGACGGTCTGCGTTTCGCTATCCGTGAAGGCGGTCGTACCGTCGGCGCTGGCGTCGTAGCCAAAGTCATCGAGTAA